In Hyphomicrobiales bacterium, the sequence GTGAGCCGCGGCCTCGCCCAGCGACGACAGAGCGACATCGGCCGTATCCGCCAGTGACAGGTCGGCCGACTGCCACTCCTTCGGATCGTGCTTGTAGTTGCCGGTGATGATCGCGACCGAGATGCGCTTGGCCAGCGACAGAAAGCCGTTGGCGTCGTCGTTCTGGAGGAAACCCCGCAAGGTCGCGAGAAGCTCCGCCCCCGGAAAGGCGTGGAACTCCTCGATGACGCCAAGCTCGTTGAGAGCAATCTCGACCTGGCTGCGGGCCTGGTCGCCCTTCGCCCAATTGCGCGCAACCGCGTGCAGGTCCCTCCAACGGTCGGTGCGACCAGACGGCGCCGAGAAGAAATGATCGATGGAGCGGGAGTTCCGGGCGGCGGAAGCCATTCTGTGTCCTTCCCATAGGCAAAACCGGAGACACTGCAACTCAGCACATCACAGGGAGTCGGCGTATTGTCCCTAGGGACAGGTTTCGAGATGGCCCAATGTGCTAGAAAATAAAGATGAATGAAATTTCAGGTTTGATTCACGGTCTCGATTCTGCAGCAAATTTACGCTGCTTACATTGGGAATTATAAATAAAGTGAGATTGTTGTATCGCTTAGGCGGGGTTAATATAATGATGAACGTTTTGTTAATGAGAGAAATTTTGGCGTTATTTGCTTCTTGCGCCATTCTCTATGCTTCTTCGACCCCGGTTGCTGCTTGTAATCGTATCGCGGGGTGTACAATGGATGTTTTGCTTGAGGGGCATGATATGATGCAAGATGGGCGAGCCGCCGACAACATGCGCGCGGCTCAGGAGAACGTCCAAGCTTTCAAGCGGCAGCAGCAGGCCGATCAGGCCGCGGGCCGGACACCACCGACACCCAGATAAGCGTCGCATCGGCGCGAGATTTGGATAGTGTTTTTGGCGCCGTTGCGAGGGGACCCCATGCATCTGCGAACCATGCTCGCCAGCGTCCTCGTCAGCGGGATCGCCTCTCAGGCGCTGGCCCAGGCGACGCCGCCCGCCTCGGCGCCTCCGGCGACGCAGGCGACGCAGGCCCCGGAGGTTCTGTCCAGCGCCCAGCTCGACGCGCTCGTCGCGCCGATCGCGCTCTACCCCGACACCTTGCTGTCACAGGTACTGATGGCCTCGACCTATCCGCTCGAGGTGGTGCAGGCCGACCGCTGGGTCGCGGCCAACAAGAAGCTCAAGGGCGACCAGCTGCAGGCCGCCGTCGACAAGCAGCCCTGGGACGCGAGCGTGAAATCGCTCGTCGCAACCCCGTCCGTGCTGGAGATGATGAGCAAGAATCTCGACTGGACGCAGAAGCTCGGCGATGCGGTCCTCGCCCAGCAGCCCGACATCATGGACGGCATCCAGAGGATGCGGACGCGCGCCTACGACGCCAAGAAGCTGTCCTCAAGCTCGCAGCAGAAAGTCACGGTCCAGCCGGCCAGCGCCAGCAGCAAGCAGACGATCGTGATCGAGCCGACCAGTCCCGACACGGTGTATGTGCCCTATTACGACCCGGCCGTGGTCTATGGCCCTTGGCCCGAGCCGGCCTATCCGCCCTATTATTTCCCGGCGCCGGGCTATATCGCCACCGGCGTTCTCGCGACGGGTCTCGCCTTC encodes:
- a CDS encoding hypothetical protein (Evidence 5 : Unknown function) → MAQEANNAKISLINKTFIIILTPPKRYNNLTLFIIPNVSSVNLLQNRDRESNLKFHSSLFSSTLGHLETCP